From the genome of Anopheles merus strain MAF chromosome X, AmerM5.1, whole genome shotgun sequence, one region includes:
- the LOC121596758 gene encoding uncharacterized protein LOC121596758 isoform X5: MPYKGLHSSRAPRFRRSAKTFRRPAQGCGESNAPEQQNDGLQPSGTAVQSPTLGTDLDSRPPVPSTSGTPSAGSSVDPCHEAVDDADSDSESEGEQMKLHVPPSAQETSFPLAAAQDPFMSLAFASSDEYFSNTLGQLPSLSRTYRDSKQPWMVITDKPQGPLLDDGDKNWMWKQYDELSTSGTVSPTLGTVELAQEMVEATSDTIKPEMVECKSEMVDDTLEIVEPTVEPMSETIETEMGKPESEMFDDTSEIVEPTVEPMSENIEPGMVECKSEMVEHTPEIVDHTVEPMAEIAEPKLEMFEAKLETVEPTQGTVQSTLRTVSSASCLVESKFDSTYIPPPWTGFSELGTDLLTSGTVPPPPWLTVNELCDDVISVHGSDSETDTTGKLPLKELMELDDPLQVPEPSQSMVTTRSKSAVRKCKTSSTRTVCEDVISVHGSDSETDTTGKLPLKELMELDDPPQVPEPSQSMVTTRSKSAVRKCKTSSTRTVCDDVISVHGSDSETDTTGKLPLKELMELDDPPQVPEPSQSMVTTRSKSVAAVPSKTTRKFKTSSTRTANQPAGPIQLSEAGRVRRLPPPSAKQRFQAKLARERSLCRSPPLPRRRRIEVVLPLPPPSDEEESEAEDEGQSKP; this comes from the exons ATGCCGTACAAGGGCCTCCACAGCTCGCGCGCACCACGGTTTCGCCGTAGCGCTAAGACGTTTCGCCGGCCGGCCCAGGGCTGTGGTGAAAGTAACGCGCCGGAGCAGCAAAACGACGGTTTGCAGCCGTCGGGGACGGCGGTGCAGTCGCCAACGCTGGGGACTGATTTGGATTCGCGACCGCCGGTGCCATCGACGAGCGGTACGCCATCGGCAGGTAGCAGCGTGGATC CGTGTCATGAAGCCGTCGACGATGCGGATTCGGACTCGGAATCTGAGGGGGAACAGATGAAACTTCACGTTCCGCCATCGGCGCAGGAGACGTCTTTCCCGTTGGCAGCCGCACAGGATCCGTTTATGTCGCTGGCTTTTGCTAGCAGCGATG AGTATTTCTCCAATACACTGGGGCAACTACCGAGTTTGAGCCGAACGTACCgcgacagcaaacagccaTGGATGGTCATTACGGATAAGCCACAGGGACCGCTACTAGACGATGGCGATAAGAACTGGATGTGGAAGCAATACGACGAATTGTCGACTTCGGGAACGGTTTCGCCAACGCTGGGAACGGTTGAGCTAGCGCAGGAGATGGTTGAGGCTACGTCGGATACCATAAAGCCAGAGATGGTTGAGTGTAAGTCGGAGATGGTTGATGATACATTGGAAATAGTGGAGCCTACAGTTGAGCCTATGTCGGAGACTATTGAGACGGAGATGGGTAAGCCTGAATCG GAGATGTTTGATGATACATCAGAAATAGTTGAGCCTACAGTTGAGCCTATGTCGGAGAAC ATTGAACCAGGGATGGTTGAGTGTAAGTCGGAGATGGTTGAGCATACTCCGGAAATAGTTGACCATACAGTTGAGCCTATGGCAGAGATCGCTGAGCCTAAGTTGGAGATGTTTGAGGCAAAGCTGGAGACAGTTGAGCCTACACAGGGTACGGTGCAGTCTACGCTTAGAACGGTTTCTTCAGCGTCGTGTCTCGTTGAGTCTAAGTTTGACTCAACGTATATTCCACCGCCGTGGACGGGTTTTTCCGAGTTAGGGACAGATTTGCTAACGTCGGGAACGGTTCCGCCACCACCATGGTTAACGGTGAACGAAT TATGCGATGACGTAATATCCGTCCACGGGTCAGACTCGGAGACGGATACGACCGGAAAGCTTCCGTTGAAAGAACTGATGGAGCTGGACGATCCGCTACAGGTCCCGGAACCGTCTCAGTCGATGGTCACCACCCGCAGCAAGT CGGCTGTACGCAAGTGCAAGACGTCATCGACGCGCACAG TATGCGAGGACGTAATATCCGTCCACGGGTCAGACTCGGAGACGGATACGACCGGAAAGCTTCCGTTGAAAGAACTGATGGAGCTGGACGATCCGCCACAGGTCCCGGAACCGTCTCAGTCGATGGTCACCACCCGCAGCAAGT CGGCTGTACGCAAGTGCAAGACGTCATCGACGCGCACAG TATGCGATGACGTAATATCCGTCCACGGGTCAGACTCGGAGACGGATACGACCGGAAAGCTTCCGTTGAAAGAACTGATGGAGCTGGACGATCCGCCACAGGTCCCGGAACCGTCTCAGTCGATGGTCACCACCCGCAGCAAGT CGGTTGCTGCGGTACCGTCGAAGACAACTCGCAAATTCAAGACGTCATCGACGCGCACGG CGAACCAACCGGCCGGCCCGATACAGCTGTCGGAGGCGGGGCGCGTGCGCCGCCTACCCCCACCGTCGGCAAAGCAACGGTTTCAAGCGAAGCTCGCCCGCGAACGCTCGCTCTGCCGCAGCC CTCCCCTCCCCCGGCGACGCAGAATTGAAGtggtgctgccgctgccgccgccctCCGACGAAGAGGAAAGCGAGGCAGAGGACGAGGGACAATCGAAACCGTAG
- the LOC121596758 gene encoding protein clarinet-like isoform X2 codes for MPYKGLHSSRAPRFRRSAKTFRRPAQGCGESNAPEQQNDGLQPSGTAVQSPTLGTDLDSRPPVPSTSGTPSAGSSVDPCHEAVDDADSDSESEGEQMKLHVPPSAQETSFPLAAAQDPFMSLAFASSDEYFSNTLGQLPSLSRTYRDSKQPWMVITDKPQGPLLDDGDKNWMWKQYDELSTSGTVSPTLGTVELAQEMVEATSDTIKPEMVECKSEMVDDTLEIVEPTVEPMSETIETEMGKPESDMFHDTSEKIEPMSEPLETFESTVGPMSENIEPGMVERKSEMAEHTQEIINLTIESMSETIEQEMFDDTSEIVEPTVEPMLETIEPEMAMSESEMFGDTSEIVEPMSEPLETCESTVEPMSETIETEMGKPESEMFDDTSEIVEPTVEPMPETIEPEMAMTESEMFDDTSEIIEPTVEPMSEPLETLESTVEPMSENIEPGMVERKSEMAEHTQEIIDLTVESMSETIEQEMFDDTSEIVEPTVEPMSENIEPGMVECKSEMVEHTPEIVDHTVEPMAEIAEPKLEMFEAKLETVEPTQGTVQSTLRTVSSASCLVESKFDSTYIPPPWTGFSELGTDLLTSGTVPPPPWLTVNELCDDVISVHGSDSETDTTGKLPLKELMELDDPLQVPEPSQSMVTTRSKSAVRKCKTSSTRTVCEDVISVHGSDSETDTTGKLPLKELMELDDPPQVPEPSQSMVTTRSKSAVRKCKTSSTRTVCDDVISVHGSDSETDTTGKLPLKELMELDDPPQVPEPSQSMVTTRSKSVAAVPSKTTRKFKTSSTRTANQPAGPIQLSEAGRVRRLPPPSAKQRFQAKLARERSLCRSPPLPRRRRIEVVLPLPPPSDEEESEAEDEGQSKP; via the exons ATGCCGTACAAGGGCCTCCACAGCTCGCGCGCACCACGGTTTCGCCGTAGCGCTAAGACGTTTCGCCGGCCGGCCCAGGGCTGTGGTGAAAGTAACGCGCCGGAGCAGCAAAACGACGGTTTGCAGCCGTCGGGGACGGCGGTGCAGTCGCCAACGCTGGGGACTGATTTGGATTCGCGACCGCCGGTGCCATCGACGAGCGGTACGCCATCGGCAGGTAGCAGCGTGGATC CGTGTCATGAAGCCGTCGACGATGCGGATTCGGACTCGGAATCTGAGGGGGAACAGATGAAACTTCACGTTCCGCCATCGGCGCAGGAGACGTCTTTCCCGTTGGCAGCCGCACAGGATCCGTTTATGTCGCTGGCTTTTGCTAGCAGCGATG AGTATTTCTCCAATACACTGGGGCAACTACCGAGTTTGAGCCGAACGTACCgcgacagcaaacagccaTGGATGGTCATTACGGATAAGCCACAGGGACCGCTACTAGACGATGGCGATAAGAACTGGATGTGGAAGCAATACGACGAATTGTCGACTTCGGGAACGGTTTCGCCAACGCTGGGAACGGTTGAGCTAGCGCAGGAGATGGTTGAGGCTACGTCGGATACCATAAAGCCAGAGATGGTTGAGTGTAAGTCGGAGATGGTTGATGATACATTGGAAATAGTGGAGCCTACAGTTGAGCCTATGTCGGAGACTATTGAGACGGAGATGGGTAAGCCTGAATCGGATATGTTTCATGATACATCAGAAAAAATTGAGCCTATGTCGGAGCCACTGGAAACATTTGAATCTACAGTTGGGCCTATGTCGGAGAACATTGAGCCGGGTATGGTCGAGCGTAAGTCGGAGATGGCAGAGCATACACAGGAAATAATCAACCTTACAATTGAGTCTATGTCGGAAACCATTGAGCAGGAGATGTTTGATGATACATCAGAAATAGTTGAGCCTACAGTTGAGCCTATGTTGGAGACTATTGAGCCGGAGATGGCTATGTCTGAATCGGAAATGTTTGGTGATACATCAGAAATAGTTGAGCCTATGTCGGAGCCACTGGAAACATGTGAATCTACAGTTGAGCCTATGTCGGAGACTATTGAGACGGAGATGGGTAAGCCTGAATCGGAGATGTTTGATGATACATCAGAAATAGTTGAGCCTACAGTTGAGCCTATGCCGGAGACTATTGAGCCAGAAATGGCTATGACTGAATCGGAGATGTTTGATGATACATCAGAAATAATTGAGCCTACAGTTGAGCCTATGTCGGAGCCACTGGAAACACTAGAGTCTACAGTTGAGCCTATGTCGGAGAACATTGAGCCGGGTATGGTCGAGCGTAAGTCGGAGATGGCAGAGCATACACAGGAAATAATAGACCTTACAGTTGAGTCTATGTCGGAAACCATTGAGCAGGAGATGTTTGATGATACATCAGAAATAGTTGAGCCTACAGTTGAGCCTATGTCGGAGAAC ATTGAACCAGGGATGGTTGAGTGTAAGTCGGAGATGGTTGAGCATACTCCGGAAATAGTTGACCATACAGTTGAGCCTATGGCAGAGATCGCTGAGCCTAAGTTGGAGATGTTTGAGGCAAAGCTGGAGACAGTTGAGCCTACACAGGGTACGGTGCAGTCTACGCTTAGAACGGTTTCTTCAGCGTCGTGTCTCGTTGAGTCTAAGTTTGACTCAACGTATATTCCACCGCCGTGGACGGGTTTTTCCGAGTTAGGGACAGATTTGCTAACGTCGGGAACGGTTCCGCCACCACCATGGTTAACGGTGAACGAAT TATGCGATGACGTAATATCCGTCCACGGGTCAGACTCGGAGACGGATACGACCGGAAAGCTTCCGTTGAAAGAACTGATGGAGCTGGACGATCCGCTACAGGTCCCGGAACCGTCTCAGTCGATGGTCACCACCCGCAGCAAGT CGGCTGTACGCAAGTGCAAGACGTCATCGACGCGCACAG TATGCGAGGACGTAATATCCGTCCACGGGTCAGACTCGGAGACGGATACGACCGGAAAGCTTCCGTTGAAAGAACTGATGGAGCTGGACGATCCGCCACAGGTCCCGGAACCGTCTCAGTCGATGGTCACCACCCGCAGCAAGT CGGCTGTACGCAAGTGCAAGACGTCATCGACGCGCACAG TATGCGATGACGTAATATCCGTCCACGGGTCAGACTCGGAGACGGATACGACCGGAAAGCTTCCGTTGAAAGAACTGATGGAGCTGGACGATCCGCCACAGGTCCCGGAACCGTCTCAGTCGATGGTCACCACCCGCAGCAAGT CGGTTGCTGCGGTACCGTCGAAGACAACTCGCAAATTCAAGACGTCATCGACGCGCACGG CGAACCAACCGGCCGGCCCGATACAGCTGTCGGAGGCGGGGCGCGTGCGCCGCCTACCCCCACCGTCGGCAAAGCAACGGTTTCAAGCGAAGCTCGCCCGCGAACGCTCGCTCTGCCGCAGCC CTCCCCTCCCCCGGCGACGCAGAATTGAAGtggtgctgccgctgccgccgccctCCGACGAAGAGGAAAGCGAGGCAGAGGACGAGGGACAATCGAAACCGTAG
- the LOC121596758 gene encoding protein clarinet-like isoform X3 codes for MPYKGLHSSRAPRFRRSAKTFRRPAQGCGESNAPEQQNDGLQPSGTAVQSPTLGTDLDSRPPVPSTSGTPSAGSSVDPCHEAVDDADSDSESEGEQMKLHVPPSAQETSFPLAAAQDPFMSLAFASSDEYFSNTLGQLPSLSRTYRDSKQPWMVITDKPQGPLLDDGDKNWMWKQYDELSTSGTVSPTLGTVELAQEMVEATSDTIKPEMVECKSEMVDDTLEIVEPTVEPMSETIETEMGKPESDMFHDTSEKIEPMSEPLETFESTVGPMSENIEPGMVERKSEMAEHTQEIINLTIESMSETIEQEMFDDTSEIVEPTVEPMLETIEPEMAMSESEMFGDTSEIVEPMSEPLETCESTVEPMSETIETEMGKPESEMFDDTSEIVEPTVEPMPETIEPEMAMTESEMFDDTSEIIEPTVEPMSEPLETLESTVEPMSENIEPGMVERKSEMAEHTQEIIDLTVESMSETIEQEMFDDTSEIVEPTVEPMSENIEPELAMSESEMFGDASEIVEPMPEPLETESMSEPLETCESTVEPMSETIETEMGKPESEMFDDTSEIVEPTVEPMSENIEPGMVECKSEMVEHTPEIVDHTVEPMAEIAEPKLEMFEAKLETVEPTQGTVQSTLRTVSSASCLVESKFDSTYIPPPWTGFSELGTDLLTSGTVPPPPWLTVNELCDDVISVHGSDSETDTTGKLPLKELMELDDPLQVPEPSQSMVTTRSKSVAAVPSKTTRKFKTSSTRTANQPAGPIQLSEAGRVRRLPPPSAKQRFQAKLARERSLCRSPPLPRRRRIEVVLPLPPPSDEEESEAEDEGQSKP; via the exons ATGCCGTACAAGGGCCTCCACAGCTCGCGCGCACCACGGTTTCGCCGTAGCGCTAAGACGTTTCGCCGGCCGGCCCAGGGCTGTGGTGAAAGTAACGCGCCGGAGCAGCAAAACGACGGTTTGCAGCCGTCGGGGACGGCGGTGCAGTCGCCAACGCTGGGGACTGATTTGGATTCGCGACCGCCGGTGCCATCGACGAGCGGTACGCCATCGGCAGGTAGCAGCGTGGATC CGTGTCATGAAGCCGTCGACGATGCGGATTCGGACTCGGAATCTGAGGGGGAACAGATGAAACTTCACGTTCCGCCATCGGCGCAGGAGACGTCTTTCCCGTTGGCAGCCGCACAGGATCCGTTTATGTCGCTGGCTTTTGCTAGCAGCGATG AGTATTTCTCCAATACACTGGGGCAACTACCGAGTTTGAGCCGAACGTACCgcgacagcaaacagccaTGGATGGTCATTACGGATAAGCCACAGGGACCGCTACTAGACGATGGCGATAAGAACTGGATGTGGAAGCAATACGACGAATTGTCGACTTCGGGAACGGTTTCGCCAACGCTGGGAACGGTTGAGCTAGCGCAGGAGATGGTTGAGGCTACGTCGGATACCATAAAGCCAGAGATGGTTGAGTGTAAGTCGGAGATGGTTGATGATACATTGGAAATAGTGGAGCCTACAGTTGAGCCTATGTCGGAGACTATTGAGACGGAGATGGGTAAGCCTGAATCGGATATGTTTCATGATACATCAGAAAAAATTGAGCCTATGTCGGAGCCACTGGAAACATTTGAATCTACAGTTGGGCCTATGTCGGAGAACATTGAGCCGGGTATGGTCGAGCGTAAGTCGGAGATGGCAGAGCATACACAGGAAATAATCAACCTTACAATTGAGTCTATGTCGGAAACCATTGAGCAGGAGATGTTTGATGATACATCAGAAATAGTTGAGCCTACAGTTGAGCCTATGTTGGAGACTATTGAGCCGGAGATGGCTATGTCTGAATCGGAAATGTTTGGTGATACATCAGAAATAGTTGAGCCTATGTCGGAGCCACTGGAAACATGTGAATCTACAGTTGAGCCTATGTCGGAGACTATTGAGACGGAGATGGGTAAGCCTGAATCGGAGATGTTTGATGATACATCAGAAATAGTTGAGCCTACAGTTGAGCCTATGCCGGAGACTATTGAGCCAGAAATGGCTATGACTGAATCGGAGATGTTTGATGATACATCAGAAATAATTGAGCCTACAGTTGAGCCTATGTCGGAGCCACTGGAAACACTAGAGTCTACAGTTGAGCCTATGTCGGAGAACATTGAGCCGGGTATGGTCGAGCGTAAGTCGGAGATGGCAGAGCATACACAGGAAATAATAGACCTTACAGTTGAGTCTATGTCGGAAACCATTGAGCAGGAGATGTTTGATGATACATCAGAAATAGTTGAGCCTACAGTTGAGCCTATGTCGGAGAACATTGAGCCGGAGTTGGCTATGTCTGAATCGGAAATGTTTGGTGATGCATCAGAAATAGTTGAGCCTATGCCGGAGCCACTGGAAACAGAGTCTATGTCGGAGCCACTGGAAACATGTGAATCTACAGTTGAGCCTATGTCGGAGACTATTGAGACGGAGATGGGTAAGCCTGAATCGGAGATGTTTGATGATACATCAGAAATAGTTGAGCCTACAGTTGAGCCTATGTCGGAGAACATTGAACCAGGGATGGTTGAGTGTAAGTCGGAGATGGTTGAGCATACTCCGGAAATAGTTGACCATACAGTTGAGCCTATGGCAGAGATCGCTGAGCCTAAGTTGGAGATGTTTGAGGCAAAGCTGGAGACAGTTGAGCCTACACAGGGTACGGTGCAGTCTACGCTTAGAACGGTTTCTTCAGCGTCGTGTCTCGTTGAGTCTAAGTTTGACTCAACGTATATTCCACCGCCGTGGACGGGTTTTTCCGAGTTAGGGACAGATTTGCTAACGTCGGGAACGGTTCCGCCACCACCATGGTTAACGGTGAACGAAT TATGCGATGACGTAATATCCGTCCACGGGTCAGACTCGGAGACGGATACGACCGGAAAGCTTCCGTTGAAAGAACTGATGGAGCTGGACGATCCGCTACAGGTCCCGGAACCGTCTCAGTCGATGGTCACCACCCGCAGCAAGT CGGTTGCTGCGGTACCGTCGAAGACAACTCGCAAATTCAAGACGTCATCGACGCGCACGG CGAACCAACCGGCCGGCCCGATACAGCTGTCGGAGGCGGGGCGCGTGCGCCGCCTACCCCCACCGTCGGCAAAGCAACGGTTTCAAGCGAAGCTCGCCCGCGAACGCTCGCTCTGCCGCAGCC CTCCCCTCCCCCGGCGACGCAGAATTGAAGtggtgctgccgctgccgccgccctCCGACGAAGAGGAAAGCGAGGCAGAGGACGAGGGACAATCGAAACCGTAG
- the LOC121596758 gene encoding uncharacterized protein LOC121596758 isoform X4, with protein sequence MPYKGLHSSRAPRFRRSAKTFRRPAQGCGESNAPEQQNDGLQPSGTAVQSPTLGTDLDSRPPVPSTSGTPSAGSSVDPCHEAVDDADSDSESEGEQMKLHVPPSAQETSFPLAAAQDPFMSLAFASSDEYFSNTLGQLPSLSRTYRDSKQPWMVITDKPQGPLLDDGDKNWMWKQYDELSTSGTVSPTLGTVELAQEMVEATSDTIKPEMVECKSEMVDDTLEIVEPTVEPMSETIETEMGKPESEMFDDTSEIVEPTVEPMSENIEPELAMSESEMFGDASEIVEPMPEPLETESMSEPLETCESTVEPMSETIETEMGKPESEMFDDTSEIVEPTVEPMSENIEPGMVECKSEMVEHTPEIVDHTVEPMAEIAEPKLEMFEAKLETVEPTQGTVQSTLRTVSSASCLVESKFDSTYIPPPWTGFSELGTDLLTSGTVPPPPWLTVNELCDDVISVHGSDSETDTTGKLPLKELMELDDPLQVPEPSQSMVTTRSKSAVRKCKTSSTRTVCEDVISVHGSDSETDTTGKLPLKELMELDDPPQVPEPSQSMVTTRSKSAVRKCKTSSTRTVCDDVISVHGSDSETDTTGKLPLKELMELDDPPQVPEPSQSMVTTRSKSVAAVPSKTTRKFKTSSTRTANQPAGPIQLSEAGRVRRLPPPSAKQRFQAKLARERSLCRSPPLPRRRRIEVVLPLPPPSDEEESEAEDEGQSKP encoded by the exons ATGCCGTACAAGGGCCTCCACAGCTCGCGCGCACCACGGTTTCGCCGTAGCGCTAAGACGTTTCGCCGGCCGGCCCAGGGCTGTGGTGAAAGTAACGCGCCGGAGCAGCAAAACGACGGTTTGCAGCCGTCGGGGACGGCGGTGCAGTCGCCAACGCTGGGGACTGATTTGGATTCGCGACCGCCGGTGCCATCGACGAGCGGTACGCCATCGGCAGGTAGCAGCGTGGATC CGTGTCATGAAGCCGTCGACGATGCGGATTCGGACTCGGAATCTGAGGGGGAACAGATGAAACTTCACGTTCCGCCATCGGCGCAGGAGACGTCTTTCCCGTTGGCAGCCGCACAGGATCCGTTTATGTCGCTGGCTTTTGCTAGCAGCGATG AGTATTTCTCCAATACACTGGGGCAACTACCGAGTTTGAGCCGAACGTACCgcgacagcaaacagccaTGGATGGTCATTACGGATAAGCCACAGGGACCGCTACTAGACGATGGCGATAAGAACTGGATGTGGAAGCAATACGACGAATTGTCGACTTCGGGAACGGTTTCGCCAACGCTGGGAACGGTTGAGCTAGCGCAGGAGATGGTTGAGGCTACGTCGGATACCATAAAGCCAGAGATGGTTGAGTGTAAGTCGGAGATGGTTGATGATACATTGGAAATAGTGGAGCCTACAGTTGAGCCTATGTCGGAGACTATTGAGACGGAGATGGGTAAGCCTGAATCG GAGATGTTTGATGATACATCAGAAATAGTTGAGCCTACAGTTGAGCCTATGTCGGAGAACATTGAGCCGGAGTTGGCTATGTCTGAATCGGAAATGTTTGGTGATGCATCAGAAATAGTTGAGCCTATGCCGGAGCCACTGGAAACAGAGTCTATGTCGGAGCCACTGGAAACATGTGAATCTACAGTTGAGCCTATGTCGGAGACTATTGAGACGGAGATGGGTAAGCCTGAATCGGAGATGTTTGATGATACATCAGAAATAGTTGAGCCTACAGTTGAGCCTATGTCGGAGAACATTGAACCAGGGATGGTTGAGTGTAAGTCGGAGATGGTTGAGCATACTCCGGAAATAGTTGACCATACAGTTGAGCCTATGGCAGAGATCGCTGAGCCTAAGTTGGAGATGTTTGAGGCAAAGCTGGAGACAGTTGAGCCTACACAGGGTACGGTGCAGTCTACGCTTAGAACGGTTTCTTCAGCGTCGTGTCTCGTTGAGTCTAAGTTTGACTCAACGTATATTCCACCGCCGTGGACGGGTTTTTCCGAGTTAGGGACAGATTTGCTAACGTCGGGAACGGTTCCGCCACCACCATGGTTAACGGTGAACGAAT TATGCGATGACGTAATATCCGTCCACGGGTCAGACTCGGAGACGGATACGACCGGAAAGCTTCCGTTGAAAGAACTGATGGAGCTGGACGATCCGCTACAGGTCCCGGAACCGTCTCAGTCGATGGTCACCACCCGCAGCAAGT CGGCTGTACGCAAGTGCAAGACGTCATCGACGCGCACAG TATGCGAGGACGTAATATCCGTCCACGGGTCAGACTCGGAGACGGATACGACCGGAAAGCTTCCGTTGAAAGAACTGATGGAGCTGGACGATCCGCCACAGGTCCCGGAACCGTCTCAGTCGATGGTCACCACCCGCAGCAAGT CGGCTGTACGCAAGTGCAAGACGTCATCGACGCGCACAG TATGCGATGACGTAATATCCGTCCACGGGTCAGACTCGGAGACGGATACGACCGGAAAGCTTCCGTTGAAAGAACTGATGGAGCTGGACGATCCGCCACAGGTCCCGGAACCGTCTCAGTCGATGGTCACCACCCGCAGCAAGT CGGTTGCTGCGGTACCGTCGAAGACAACTCGCAAATTCAAGACGTCATCGACGCGCACGG CGAACCAACCGGCCGGCCCGATACAGCTGTCGGAGGCGGGGCGCGTGCGCCGCCTACCCCCACCGTCGGCAAAGCAACGGTTTCAAGCGAAGCTCGCCCGCGAACGCTCGCTCTGCCGCAGCC CTCCCCTCCCCCGGCGACGCAGAATTGAAGtggtgctgccgctgccgccgccctCCGACGAAGAGGAAAGCGAGGCAGAGGACGAGGGACAATCGAAACCGTAG